A portion of the Chitinispirillales bacterium genome contains these proteins:
- a CDS encoding InlB B-repeat-containing protein encodes MATITFNSNGGSAVDSITADAGAMITLPLTKRSGFFDNGWLKTPIITVEQLLNLSEEEVDAKFVGNPDDTFTLNENLNVFMLWVEGNIITFNSNGGSAIDQIQTTRYDEIITLPNSTKDSYALNGWYSALTGGTRIGGANEVINNPNSTITWYAQWMELPSSEVNFKGNDGVPESQIKRGEIGSKISADITPLKQNKLFRFWSSDSKGTDNLGTAVEVLSQNRSVFAQFKRDWKFFFFSETDEEGNKTYIAERFQTKGVKNKFYKILRDTPDELKKFSILYKILERKGKSYADN; translated from the coding sequence ATGGCAACTATAACATTTAATAGTAATGGCGGGAGTGCAGTAGATTCGATTACTGCTGATGCAGGAGCAATGATAACACTTCCTCTTACAAAACGAAGCGGATTTTTTGATAATGGTTGGTTGAAAACTCCTATAATAACAGTTGAACAATTGTTAAATTTATCGGAAGAAGAAGTTGACGCAAAATTTGTAGGAAATCCTGACGACACATTTACATTAAATGAAAACCTTAATGTTTTTATGTTATGGGTAGAAGGAAATATTATAACATTTAATAGTAATGGAGGAAGTGCAATAGATCAAATACAAACTACACGGTACGATGAAATTATAACTTTACCAAATTCTACAAAAGACAGTTATGCTTTGAATGGCTGGTATTCTGCGTTAACGGGTGGAACTAGAATTGGTGGAGCAAATGAAGTTATTAATAATCCGAATTCTACTATAACTTGGTATGCTCAATGGATGGAATTACCATCGTCGGAAGTAAATTTCAAAGGGAATGACGGAGTTCCAGAATCTCAAATAAAAAGAGGAGAAATAGGTTCAAAAATATCTGCTGATATTACACCGTTAAAACAAAATAAGTTGTTTAGATTTTGGAGCAGTGATTCGAAAGGAACGGATAACCTGGGAACTGCTGTTGAAGTATTATCGCAAAACAGGTCTGTTTTTGCACAATTTAAACGAGATTGGAAATTTTTCTTTTTTAGCGAAACCGATGAAGAAGGGAATAAAACTTATATCGCCGAAAGATTTCAAACGAAAGGCGTTAAAAACAAATTTTATAAAATTTTACGAGATACGCCGGACGAGCTTAAGAAATTTAGTATCTTATATAAAATTTTAGAGCGGAAAGGAAAAAGTTATGCAGACAATTAA